Proteins from one Plasmodium cynomolgi strain B DNA, chromosome 10, whole genome shotgun sequence genomic window:
- a CDS encoding deoxyribodipyrimidine photolyase (putative), whose amino-acid sequence MTILAKRIRCLTSFESGTESSGGGDASNPRGSIKGGEKDATNAASTPPSGEKDATNAASNPLSGEKEATNPTSHPPSAANEQRDTLLLLLTRDFRVNDNWALTYAYEIAKKKGFSLIACTCLNRKEKVTNRFIYTKLKILKNLEQALKQINIPFYLLPLYMIDELGEFIKTHQVKLISCDLHVLHDEKAFIKSLCHLCNKKKVKMIQVDAHNVVPMWVTSKVEECSVRTIKPKIQALLPTFLIEYVSIDPFEQNLKFPNPFDIEDVVSKLTVSNTCAVIPDFVLTEKKAQELLSDFCRKVLDKYNVKRNDPNSDAGSVLLPYVNLGVISAQRCVLEVHKHAYSNPSINAVSGKESFSDDFIMRKELADNYCYYNKNYDNFEGGRDWAKESLKKHDSDKREYLYDYEDFRSAKTHSDMWNCCQMQFIKEGIMHEFLKVFWAKKILNWSGNSQTALKYALQLNDEFSIDGKTPSGYISIMWSIMGVHDQSWNERSIFGKVRYINSNGCKRNFDMNAFMSKYPKGKENASIVKKIPTITFASYLKKRKNGPEAPLQESTRKKRGKGPLR is encoded by the exons atgaccattTTGGCAAAGAGGATCCGGTGCTTGACCTCCTTCGAAAGCGGCACTGAGAGCAGCGGAGGGGGAGATGCATCCAACCCGAGGGGTAGCATCAAAGGCGGGGAGAAAGATGCTACCAATGCGGCTTCTACCCCCCCTAGCGGGGAGAAAGATGCTACCAATGCGGCTTCTAACCCCCTTAGCGGGGAGAAAGAAGCTACCAACCCGACTTCCCACCCTCCCAGCGCAGCGAACGAGCAGAGGGACACCCTACTCCTGCTGCTGACAAGGGACTTCCGCGTGAATGACAACTGGGCACTGACCTACGCATACGAGATAGCCAAAAAGAAGGGGTTCAGTCTCATCGCCTGTACATGCCTAaacaggaaagaaaaagtaacgAACCGatttatttacacaaaattgaaaatccTAAAGAATCTAGAACAGGCATTGAAGCAAATCAATATCCCCTTCTACTTACTACCTCTGTACATGATTGATGAATTAGGTGAGTTCATAAAAACGCATCaagtaaaattaatatcGTGCGATCTGCATGTGTTGCATGATGAGAAGGCATTCATTAAATCGCTATGTCATTTGTGTAAtaagaaaaaggtaaaaatgatACAAGTTGATGCGCACAACGTTGTCCCCATGTGGGTTACTTCCAAAGTGGAGGAATGCTCAGTAAGGACGATAAAACCAAAGATACAGGCCCTCCTACCAACGTTCCTAATTGAGTATGTATCGATAGATCCTTTTGagcaaaatttgaaattccCGAATCCGTTCGATATAGAAGATGTGGTTAGCAAGCTCACCGTGTCTAACACATGTGCGGTGATTCCCGATTTTGTCCTTACCGAAAAGAAGGCGCAAGAATTGCTGAGCGATTTTTGCAGGAAGGTCTTGGATAAGTACAACGTTAAGAGGAATGACCCCAACAGCGATGCTGGCAGTGTGCTGCTGCCCTACGTCAACTTGGGGGTCATATCTGCCCAGAG GTGCGTCCTAGAGGTGCACAAGCACGCGTACAGCAACCCTTCCATAAATGCAGTAAGCGGAAAGGAGTCGTTCAGCGATGACTTTATCATGCGCAAGGAGTTGGCAGACAATTATTGCTACTACAACAAAAACTATGATAACTTCGAAGGAGGTAGAGACTGGGCAAAGGAAAGTCTCAAAAAACATGACTCCGACAAAAGAGAGTACTTGTACGACTATGAAGACTTTAGGAGTGCCAAGACACACAGTGACATGTGGAATTGTTGCCAAATGCAATTTATCAAAGAAGGAATAATgcatgaatttttaaaagttttttggGCGAAGAAAATTCTGAACTGGTCAGGCAATTCTCAGACTGCCCTAAAATATGCCCTGCAGTTAAATGATGAGTTCTCTATTGATGGGAAGACCCCTAGTGGGTATATCTCCATTATGTGGTCCATTATGGGAGTGCATGACCAAAGTTGGAACGAGAGGAGTATCTTTGGCAAGGTGCGATATATAAACAGTAACGGATGTAAACGTAATTTCGATATGAATGCGTTCATGTCAAAATATCccaagggaaaggaaaatgcttcaattgtgaaaaaaattccgacCATTACATTTGCCAGTTATTtgaagaagcggaaaaacGGCCCCGAGGCTCCTCTTCAGGAGTCCACGCGGAAGAAGCGCGGCAAGGGGCCCCTTCGCTGA
- a CDS encoding hypothetical protein (putative), which translates to MLPFRPLSQFVFQFLIITSTALGKAFIQAYKEIIKNKNTHFIKEKYNTCMNVEEALNILSVDKNKVYKNLTKEELKALREEIHNRHMILSKLNEKSGPYNGSAYIQKKAEIARDVLLQSLKQH; encoded by the exons atgttacccTTTAGGCCCCTTAGCCAGTTCGTTTTTCAGTTCCTCATCATAACGTCGACTGCTTTGGGCAAGGCCTTCATACAG GCGTACAAAGAAATCATAAAAAACAAGAATACGCActttattaaagaaaaatacaacacGTGCATGAACGTGGAGGAGGCTCTGAACATCCTCAGCGTGGATAAGAACAAGGTTTACAAAAACTTAACGAAGGAGGAATTGAAGGCCCTGAGGGAGGAGATTCACAACAGACACATGATACTGAGCAAGTTGAATGAGAAGAGCGGGCCGTACAATGGCTCTGCGTACATTCAGAAGAAGGCTGAAATTGCCAGGGACGTGTTGCTGCAGAGTTTGAAGCAGCACTGA
- a CDS encoding GTP-binding protein (putative) codes for MQIKKCNSIFNSKIVAYPVYVAQTIHKYKPSAIPQVAIFGRSNVGKSSLINALLNNREVAQASKTPGRTRHLFIFNLLNHLSIVDLPGYGFAKVSKEMRDNWSILIEEYLKRAVNLKRALCLMECTEFFTAHDFVLLDMLITKGVPFQIVVTKVDKLRAHELHKLMFKVLSVIDDYKKKIKSLNERTHRQGGGTHKETTTYDMKINSYLFNVSSLKNFGVQQLRAHLGLIATDNMLVKK; via the exons ATGCAGATTAAAAAGTGCAACTCGATTTTCAACTCGAAAATTGTTGCCTACCCAGTTTATGTGGCCCAAACAATTCATAAGTATAAGCCGTCAGCCATCCCGCAG GTAGCCATATTCGGACGGTCCAACGTTGGCAAATCGAGTTTAATCAACGCCCTGCTGAACAATAGGGAAGTCGCGCAGGCTTCAAAGACGCCG GGGCGTACCCGtcatttattcattttcaACCTGCTAAATCATCTCTCCATTGTGGACTTACCTGGCTATGGCTTTGCAAAGGTTTCTAAGGAGATGCGTGATAACTGGTCTATCCTTATCGAGGAGTATTTGAAGAGAGCGGTGAACTTGAAGCGCGCTCTATGCTTGATGGAATGTACAGAGTTTTTCACTGCACacgattttgttttgctcGACATGCTAATAACCAAGGGGGTGCCTTTTCAAATTGTCGTTACTAAGGTGGATAAGCTCCGG GCACACGAGCTGCACAAGCTCATGTTTAAAGTCCTCTCCGTCATTGACGAttacaagaagaaaattaaGTCCCTTAACGAGAGGACGCACAGgcagggggggggcaccCACAAGGAGACGACGACCTACGACATGAAAATAAACAGCTACTTATTTAACGTATCCAGTTTGAAGAATTTTGGGGTTCAGCAGTTGAGGGCCCACTTGGGGTTGATAGCAACTGACAACATGCTGGTGAAGAAGTGA
- a CDS encoding uridine phosphorylase (putative) produces the protein MAEEMQRHIKLTKAQTTPVVLVVGDPGRVDKVKVLCDSYVDLAYNREYKSVECTYKGQKFLCVSHGVGSAGCAICFEELMNNGAKVIIRAGSCGSLQPDEIKRGDICVCNAAVREDRVSHLMIHSDFPAVADFEVYDTLNKVAQELKVPVFNGISLSSDMYYPHKIIPTRLEDYSKANVAVVEMEVATLMVMGTLRKVKTGGIFIVDGCPFKWDEGDFDNNLVPERLENMIKISLETCARLAK, from the coding sequence ATGGCAGAAGAAATGCAGAGGCACATCAAGCTTACCAAAGCACAGACGACCCCAGTGGTGTTGGTCGTAGGAGACCCAGGTCGAGTGGACAAGGTAAAGGTGCTATGTGATTCGTATGTAGATTTGGCATATAACAGAGAATATAAAAGTGTTGAGTGTACATACAAAGGGCAGAAGTTCCTTTGTGTTAGTCACGGAGTAGGGTCAGCTGGATGTGCAATCTGTTTCGAAGAGCTTATGAATAACGGAGCTAAGGTAATCATTCGTGCAGGCTCCTGTGGATCCCTTCAACCAGATGAAATAAAGAGAGGAGATATCTGTGTATGTAACGCAGCAGTAAGGGAGGATAGAGTGTCTCACCTTATGATACACTCAGACTTCCCAGCTGTTGCCGATTTTGAGGTCTATGACACATTAAATAAAGTAGCACAAGAATTAAAGGTACCCGTTTTTAATGGAATTAGTTTATCCTCCGATATGTATTACCCACACAAAATAATCCCAACGAGGCTGGAAGATTACTCAAAGGCTAATGTCGCTGTTGTCGAAATGGAAGTCGCCACGTTAATGGTTATGGGTACTCTGCGAAAGGTAAAAACAGGAGGTATTTTCATCGTTGATGGGTGCCCATTTAAATGGGATGAAGGTGACTTTGACAATAACCTCGTCCCAGAGAGGCTTGAAAATATGATTAAGATATCCTTGGAGACCTGTGCTCGCTTGGCGAAG
- a CDS encoding hypothetical protein (putative) yields MINLQVHQLRRPSETDHCECGNLLREKSLEFVLVKNKNLSIYSYQRKRKKNHLIYETKLNAPVVKVVILKDVFLRKNKERISGVLLVYKGMHFVLYRFNRHLNTLVVVLKHSFVKKAKFQPIFYSLPIAVNYVHRYDKGGGSASGRTIRIGGRKPITGITRRRRFRLATKRLKGYMPGLHPGLLQGEGLPEQELSMKTRKGKGRRRKATPVGEPSELTKSELNSQNGVNDEIYVNIYGERGRGANLEEPFWMDQPVTEDFNIGSAEQPPGILQNGQTKMKKRTSNFCEFVVSFSYDFKTIYVLFYSSRRKRKNGLDPTYAGEMRTTYFGKDLYLFNIVKVSLQDLYRHFIFIKKIFFHGGNIHVLLQNEPINVGHATLEELSLKLLILRQEDHKFDANKLMKGFPNDTIDVLRVKDLFICLCQDYLYILNVKKNQKVIYMFKKSCYTNRVLHLQKKEALFCDCTGFSVHFKESSSNMCYRKGKLFILTRRYILEGTLSRDHNNLVKLIKWRKAYTFKYDLAKSSVYFFGGRFYFVCCYNGLCGRADVDLLVRRREERSRGRCSIGGGRGEASRKRKAALPAHPAKREKLQKGEKGERRDGGTPPSGEVPLHIDSLAANGDPQIAPLPRITTCGDSPRATRKVRTNNNFLMDLLIYLNKNPTVNEHTKGLNHSKYHFLFQKYKKKIKILEGNFSLINAQGGVEYVPPLFILRRRKGGKRKAEKRENREKRDKQKAEKQKAEKREKQKGGEEIGTPLPLGNMTRKKEVTLVDKIPAKGMLTDLIKSSEEPSLVNNSSYFALIGNKKHSSVVKIFFKVPFSTLLNVSFAGACTRSVCANEGGRRNGLCQYVMINLEGGKHEQGGEDGAQAQNERKDERSYGDEQSNSEGGGNGFIRRSILLCVDNLNTWRQKKEIIKKMTFLNEKKEGVVDEPTKSRLPFSDVGDQPRGTLLNNHRAKVIYTLRGDGVQGEPSHEVEFPPTGTAKVETLRAFFRFYPFVHYSNRDVKRYVERVPYCGEEPSLHGGNQSEALPKEGESERESIPQIERENQSSRRSTPPQRSKRDIEIELKQKYAQFFHMERKKNTSLSMEGNCIALLRFKCLLVQVCQKEINVSLYANTCMVLRTISVKDSVVECKLARRFLILRHESGSCSVYTFHIDEVTDLLLRVEELTSLLNMCVLRCLDVENRDQEINLLQFATFLRDRAVKGGEPPSPWNSSDIREEDLLSLFRTKTSHTFFQVVNRMMGGSDVGEILSLYTQLDNVRCISTVKRGKQSLLAFLDDSNCTLRIFHLEKRRTLFVSNALLAVPKYVYNEKLANRTKWANRANRAKITAEGGEAPRGELLLDTYKLEEVINVLLFPLGPNYVLILFLTGRPILIYKSVREVRRISRLKFQIVTHRYTQPLLSNVHLVKDPSGEKMQVVTVSRDKAEMNNGFVLHVDGRKRGKGTKADKVRLQIMGYPHVDISKVDLSHVSGSQKEQLYQKVGAYDAAFPPLLLSNCRGKLFVHRCGGEEGEPKQGQPKGIVKIDRNAFLRIDATGLRIVSIEEEEKVCAAGPDRAGLHDRAGRHDRGQRESQLNRDVARTLSEASPPLEVTCHHSNVDMVEAHNEVFLVRSPPPNILSFNDDFVSKLFLSYPYMYKIAVSKFEYVLKRGKGRQKEAQRRGEKEGEHGGEKVGEREGEKVGERGGEHGANKPTADPEEKANQPAPAKQQGEPPERDDPPPVHTATRGKVICAIVRIKYDEYHCLKKLQKRRLNLQKEELQTNGFPNGGLDSALQSIILSRGGDIKHSGKYSGRSQHGELLSGEDEVVPYSHDRSITSRRANQKSTNIDPNVHCNILHCINSKLFIHEVSERDFTKGAFLDNNFFITDIKIVNNFFIVADLHRGIYINMYNYEQQHDSRSIIPIAKSFFSSNLNILCCHYLVMDCFMCILAMDIYNNFFIFSFRSYQSVDILYVFDFFNFSRRVIKYVNSVHPDRRSNSALSISNDGSVHLFHPIRSKSFAFFRETYNVVRTSLFPHLALNAHADLSPDVFTQSARLNLHKKTDSFSIKNVLFDDMLRVPITINVATSISTTATLAFE; encoded by the exons ATGATCAACCTGCAAGTACACCAACTGCGAAGGCCCAGCGAAACGGACCACTGCGAGTGCGGCAACCTGCTGCGAGAAAAAAGCCTAGAATTTGTTctagtgaaaaataaaaatctgaGCATATATAGCTAccaaagaaagagaaaaaaaaatcatcttATATACGAGACAAAGCTGAACGCACCAGTTGTGAAGGTCGTAATTTTGAAGGATGTCTTTCTccgcaaaaataaagaaaggaTTAGTGGTGTTCTGCTAGTATATAAGGGAATGCATTTCGTCCTTTACAGATTCAACCGTCATTTGAATACCCTCGTGGTTGTGTTAAAACACAGCTTTGTaaagaaagcaaaatttcagccaattttttattccttgcCGATTGCTGTTAACTACGTGCACAGGTATGACAAAGGAGGAGGCAGTGCCTCGGGGAGGACAATCCGAATCGGCGGAAGGAAACCTATCACAGGCATCACCAGGAGAAGGAGATTCAGATTAGCCACCAAAAGACTGAAAGGTTATATGCCTGGACTGCACCCAGGACTACTCCAAGGAGAGGGACTCCCCGAGCAAGAATTGTCCATGAAGACGCGAAAGGGAAAGGGTCGAAGGAGGAAGGCAACTCCGGTTGGAGAACCCAGTGAGCTCACAAAATCGGAACTGAACTCACAAAACGGTGTTAACGACGAGATTTATGTGAACATTTACGGGGAGAGGGGGAGAGGTGCCAACTTGGAAGAGCCCTTTTGGATGGATCAGCCCGTTACAGAGGACTTCAACATTGGGAGTGCCGAGCAGCCCCCCGGAATTCTCCAAAACGGACAgaccaaaatgaagaagcgaaCTTCGAATTTCTGCgaatttgttgtttccttctCGTATGACTTCAAAACGATTTACGTCCTTTTTTACTCGTCGAggaggaaacgaaaaaatggtcTAGACCCGACTTATGCTGGAGAGATGAGGACGACCTACTTTGGGAAGGACCTCTATTTGTTTAACATCGTCAAAGTTAGCCTGCAGGACCTCTATCggcacttcatttttattaaaaagatttttttccatggcGGGAACATCCACGTGTTGCTGCAGAACGAGCCG ATAAACGTGGGACACGCCACGCTGGAAGAACTGAGCCTGAAGCTCCTAATTCTACGGCAGGAGGATCACAAGTTTGACGCGAACAAGCTCATGAAGGGATTCCCAAACGATACGATAGACGTCCTGCGAGTGAAGGACCTGTTCATATGTCTCTGTCAGGACTATCTATACATACtgaatgtgaagaaaaaccaaaaggttatttatatgtttaaaaaaagttgttatACCAACAGGGTTCTTcatctccaaaaaaaagaagctcttttttgtgattGTACAGGTTTTAGTGTGCACTTTAAAGAGAGTAGCAGCAACATGTGCTACAGGAAAGGGAAGCTTTTTATACTCACGAGGAGGTACATCCTTGAAGGGACTCTATCGAGGGATCACAATAACCTGGTGAAGCTCATCAAATGGAGGAAGGCTTACACGTTCAAATATGACTTAGCCAAATCTTCTGTTTATTTCTTTGGAGGGAGGTTTTACTTTGTGTGCTGCTACAATGGGCTCTGCGGGAGAGCAGACGTGGATTTGCTCGTGAGGAGAAGGGAGGAGAGAAGTCGGGGAAGGTGCAGCATAGGTGGGGGCAGAGGAGAGGCCTCGCGGAAGAGAAAGGCAGCGCTTCCAGCTCACCCAGCGAAGAGGGAGAAGTTGCAGAAAGGGGAGAAAGGGGAGAGGCGTGATGGGGGAACCCCCCCCAGCGGGGAAGTGCCTCTCCATATCGACTCCCTGGCTGCAAATGGGGATCCCCAAATTGCGCCTCTCCCTCGTATAACCACGTGTGGAGACTCACCCCGAGCGACCAGGAAGGTGCGAACGAACAATAATTTCCTAATGGACCTCCTGATCTACCTGAACAAAAATCCAACGGTGAACGAACACACCAAGGGACTCAACCACAGCAAGTACCATTTCCTATTtcaaaaatacaaaaaaaaaataaaaattctggAGGGCAATTTTTCCTTGATAAATGCCCAAGGGGGAGTCGAGTACGTGCCTCCCCTTTTCATACTCAGGAgaaggaagggggggaagcggaagGCAGAGAAGCGGGAGAATCGGGAGAAGCGGGATAAGCAGAAGGCAGAGAAGCAGAAGGCagagaagcgggagaagcagaaggggggagaagaaataggaacccccctccccctaGGAAATATGACCcgcaaaaaagaagtaacCCTAGTGGACAAAATACCAGCCAAGGGAATGCTAACAGATTTGATTAAATCAAGTGAGGAACCCAGCTTAGTCAACAACAGCAGCTACTTCGCTCTAATagggaataaaaaacatagcagtgtagtgaaaattttcttcaaagttCCGTTTAGCACTCTGCTAAATGTGTCGTTTGCAGGAGCATGCACAAGGAGTGTATGTGCCAAtgagggaggaagaaggaatgGACTATGTCAGTATGTTATGATTAACTTGGAAGGAGGGAAACACGAGCAAGGTGGTGAAGACGGAGCTCAAGCTCAGAATGAACGGAAAGATGAGAGAAGCTACGGTGATGAGCAGAGTAACAGTGAGGGAGGAGGCAATGGATTCATAAGGAGAAGCATCCTCCTATGCGTTGACAACCTTAACACatggagacaaaaaaaagagatcatcaaaaaaatgacctttttgaatgagaagaaggaaggagTAGTGGATGAACCTACAAAGAGTAGGTTGCCCTTTTCCGATGTGGGGGATCAACCAAGGGGAACTCTACTCAACAACCATCGCGCTAAGGTTATTTACACGCTAAGGGGAGACGGAGTGCAAGGGGAACCATCTCATGAGGTGGAGTTCCCACCAACGGGCACCGCCAAGGTGGAGACCCTTCGTGCCTTTTTCAGATTCTACCCTTTTGTTCATTACAGCAATAGGGATGTGAAAAGGTACGTGGAGAGGGTGCCCTACTGTGGAGAGGAGCCTTCTCTTCACGGGGGAAACCAATCGGAGGCGTTGCCTAAGGAGGGGGAGAGCGAACGTGAGAGCATACCGCAGATCGAACGGGAGAACCAATCGAGTCGAAGGAGTacccccccccaaaggagCAAACGTGACATCGAAATtgaattaaaacaaaaatacgCACAGTTTTTCCacatggagagaaaaaaaaatacaagcCTAAGTATGGAAGGCAATTGCATAGCTCTGTTAAGGTTTAAGTGTCTACTAGTGCAGGTCTGCCAGAAGGAGATCAACGTGTCGCTATACGCCAACACGTGCATGGTGCTAAGGACCATATCTGTGAAGGACTCAGTGGTAGAGTGCAAGCTGGCGAGGAGGTTCCTAATTCTTCGACACGAAAGTGGCAGCTGCTCTGTGTACACCTTCCATATCGACGAAGTCACAGACCTGTTGCTGCGGGTGGAAGAACTGACATCCCTCCTTAACATGTGCGTTTTACGCTGTCTAGATGTGGAAAATAGAGACCAAGAAATTAACCTCCTCCAGTTTGCCACTTTTCTGAGGGACAGAGCAGTCAAGGGAGGAGAACCTCCTTCCCCTTGGAATAGTAGCGATATAAGGGAGGAGGACCTACTCTCCCTCTTTCGAACAAAAACGTCACATACGTTTTTCCAAGTTGTGAACAGGATGATGGGTGGCTCAGACGTAGGGGAAATTCTCTCCTTGTACACCCAATTGGATAACGTCCGCTGTATCTCCACGGTTAAGAGAGGAAAACAGAGCCTTCTCGCCTTCCTGGATGACTCAAACTGCACCCTGCGCATTTTCCACCTCGAGAAGAGACGCACCCTTTTTGTTAGCAACGCTTTGTTAGCGGTGCCCAAGTATGTCTACAATGAGAAGTTGGCGAACCGCACAAAATGGGCGAACCGGGCGAACCGCGCAAAAATCACAGcagaggggggagaggcgcCCCGCGGGGAACTCCTCCTCGACACGTACAAACTCGAAGAAGTAATAAACGTTCTCCTTTTCCCATTGGGCCCCAACTACGTCTTAATCCTTTTCCTAACGGGGAGACCCATACTGATCTACAAAAGCGTTCGCGAAGTGAGGAGAATCAGCAGATTGAAGTTCCAAATAGTCACTCACAGGTACACACAGCCGTTACTTAGTAACGTTCATTTGGTGAAGGACCCCAgtggtgaaaaaatgcaagtCGTCACCGTTTCGCGCGACAAGGCAGAGATGAACAACGGTTTCGTCCTCCACGTCGATGggaggaaaagggggaaggggacAAAAGCGGACAAAGTGAGACTTCAAAtaa TGGGTTATCCCCATGTGGATATCTCCAAGGTGGACCTAAGTCACGTGAGTGGTAGTCAGAAAGAGCAGCTTTACCAGAAGGTCGGGGCCTACGACGCGgccttcccccccctacTGCTGTCCAATTGTAGGGGAAAGCTCTTTGTTCACCGCTGCGGTGGGGAGGAGGGCGAACCAAAGCAGGGACAACCCAAGGGCATCGTAAAAATCGACCGTAATGCGTTCCTCAGGATTGACGCAACGGGTCTTCGCATCGTTAGCattgaggaagaagaaaaagtgtgTGCAGCAGGCCCCGACCGAGCTGGCCTCCATGACCGAGCTGGCCGCCATGACCGCGGTCAGCGTGAATCCCAGTTAAACCGTGACGTCGCGCGAACGCTAAGTGaagcttctccccccctggaGGTGACCTGCCACCACAGCAACGTCGACATGGTGGAAGCACACAACGAAGTGTTCCTGGTAAGGAGCCCCCCTCCTAACATACTCTCCTTCAACGATGACTTTGTATCGAAGCTGTTTTTGTCCTACCCGTACATGTACAAAATTGCCGTTTCGAAGTTTGAGTACGTGTTGAAGAGGGGGAAAGGGCGCCAAAAAGAGGCTCAAAGAAGGGGCGAAAAGGAGGGCGAGCATGGGGGCGAAAAAGTGGGCGAACGTGAGGGCGAAAAAGTGGGCGAACGTGGGGGCGAACATGGGGCGAACAAACCAACCGCAGACCCGGAGGAAAAAGCGAATCAGCCAGCTCCAGCTAAGCAACAGGGTGAACCCCCCGAAAGGGATGATCCCCCCCCCGTACACACAGCCACCCGGGGAAAGGTCATCTGCGCCATCGTTCGAATCAAGTATGACGAATACCATTGCCTGAAAAAGCTACAGAAAAGGAGACTAAACttgcaaaaggaagaactcCAAACTAAC GGGTTCCCAAATGGAGGGTTGGATAGTGCCCTGCAAAGCATCATCCTCAGTCGTGGCGGAGACATCAAGCATAGTGGTAAGTACAGCGGGAGAAGCCAACACGGCGAATTACTCTCAGGAGAGGACGAAGTCGTCCCCTATTCCCACGATAGGAGTATCACATCAAGGAGAGCAAACCAGAAAAGTACAAATATAGACCCAAATGTACACTGCAACATACTCCATTGCATTAATTCAAAGCTTTTTATTCACGAAGTGAGTGAACGCGACTTTACCAAAGGTGCCTTTCTGgacaacaattttttcatcacagACATCAAGatagtaaataattttttcatcgtaGCAGATCTACATAGAGGGATATATATCAACATGTACAATTATGAACAACAACACGATAGTAGAAGCATCATTCCCATAGCGAAGTCTTTTTTTAGTTCCAATTTGAACATACTTTGTTGTCACTACCTCGTTATGGATTGCTTCATGTGTATCCTTGCTATGGATATTTacaataacttttttattttctcattccGGAGTTATCAGTCTGTTGATATTTTGTAtgtttttgattttttcaactttaGTAGAAGAGTAATTAAATATGTGAATTCTGTGCATCCAGATCGGAGATCGAATTCTGCTTTGTCCATTTCGAACGATGGGTCTGTTCACTTGTTCCACCCGATTAGAAGCAAATCGTTTGCATTCTTTAGGGAGACTTACAACGTCGTCAGGACGTCTCTCTTTCCACACTTGGCCCTCAATGCGCATGCAGATTTGAGCCCCGATGTTTTCACCCAGTCTGCCAGACTTAACTTGCACAAGAAAACGGACTCCTTCTCGATCAAGAATGTGCTCTTTGACGACATGCTACG AGTACCCATAACCATTAACGTGGCGACTTCCATTTCGACAACAGCGACATTAGCCTTTGAGTAA
- a CDS encoding hypothetical protein (putative): MTTNQNAAIFSSDLQTFIVTKYDPLLTIVKELNDKLQNSEKDKYRLEKRLMKLERQVVVLLDKLEVTDIIIDREGKESKVDRKINQQIENEENLLTPWLFSCQMGTPLSSLQVLLEFSNKNTIELNVRLWKREEDMWINFLQLISSNDKNYLPQSLTLMDLRKATRKCLLTICTNEVLVVLRNVPGKSQAIYNTATMTLVAILASAIYEAWKRIELTDPVSLGRVVLVLDGESPSFMGRGGEKRTEGERRMAVLPIIPMHTFPICPLHLPFAGEDVGSRLRAGNKKLKIEPLN; encoded by the exons ATGACGACCAACCAGAATGCCGCCATCTTCAGTAGCGACCTGCAGACCTTTATCGTCACCAAGTACGACCCGCTGCTCACCATCGTGAAGGAACTAAATGATAAACTGCAGAACTCGGAGAAAG ACAAGTACCGCCTGGAGAAGAGGCTGATGAAGTTGGAGAGACAGGTGGTGGTGCTGCTGGACAAGCTGGAAGTAACGGACATAATTATCGAccgggagggaaaagaaagcaaagtcgataggaaaataaatcagCAAAttgaaaacgaagaaaatttgCTAACTCCATGGTTATTCTCCTGTCAGATGGGGACGCCACTCTCCTCCCTACAAGTGCTCCTGGAATTCAGCAACAAAAACACTATCGAGTTAAATGTGAGGTTATGGAAGAGAGAGGAAGATATGTggatcaattttttgcaacttaTTTCTTCAAACGATAAAAATTACCTGCCTCAGTCACTAACCCTAATGGACTTAAGGAAGGCCACAAGGAAATGCCTCTTAACCATCTGCACCAATGAGGTGTTAGTGGTTTTAAGAAACGTTCCAGGAAAATCTCAAGCCATTTACAACACGGCCACGATGACTCTAGTTGCTATTTTGGCGTCCGCTATTTATGAGGCTTGGAAGAGGATTGAGCTTACCGACCCGGTGTCCCTTGGCCGGGTGGTCCTCGTGCTGGATGGTGAGAGTCCATCTTTcatggggagggggggggagaagcgaacAGAAGGCGAACGCCGAATGGCTGTGCTCCCCATCATCCCAATGCAtaccttccccatttgtccTCTACACCTCCCCTTCGCAGGAGAAGATGTCGGATCGAGACTACGAGCTGGAAACAAGAAACTCAAAATAGAGCCCCTGAATTAG